A window of Bradyrhizobium sp. AZCC 1610 contains these coding sequences:
- a CDS encoding gene transfer agent family protein — protein sequence MKPLTTYFGDGEYPFALRSAQIIELEGKCGAGIGTIAARTFAKHFSQIEITETIRLAAIGGGMPPKRAAEMIAAYVADQPLIASWPLASKILEHAWFGAPHQ from the coding sequence ATGAAGCCTCTAACCACATACTTTGGCGACGGCGAATATCCGTTTGCGCTGCGCTCGGCGCAGATCATCGAGCTTGAAGGCAAGTGTGGCGCCGGCATCGGGACCATCGCAGCGAGAACCTTCGCGAAGCACTTCAGCCAAATCGAAATCACCGAGACCATCAGGCTCGCTGCAATCGGTGGCGGCATGCCTCCGAAGCGCGCCGCCGAAATGATCGCCGCCTACGTCGCGGACCAACCGCTGATCGCGTCGTGGCCGCTGGCATCGAAGATCCTTGAACACGCATGGTTCGGAGCACCGCACCAATGA
- a CDS encoding tyrosine-type recombinase/integrase — protein MKKRLTDVFLKTVKTPAGAQRTEYHDSEVPGLILRVTDKGGKTFSFHYKIVGTKKNVRVTIGPYPEVSLEDARERAREYRTSRRNGEDPRVEKKAKITITQQVANLTFDTVCDEYIEKYSKPNISSWKNDVQLLRRPRAEFGRRPIEALTDDDFANFLEEMAEDTPVQANRTQSKLYQLFKWAKKPGRKYVKVNPLEDLDHFGKEEARERVLEDDEIVTLWHGLYDPDLPAEEPVREALRLILCTMVRPGQAAGALRTELKNFGKDDPQWHIPKIRVKKRRDIIVPLNDVAVGIIKRSLKDEGQIPVFPSPYGGFKEIEKRVERQEEPAPILRNSLSQALTGRPEHRMGIREFLKLEHFTPHDLRRTAATLARRAGAPRDHVKATLDHVEDDVTDIYDKYNMLPEKTAVENVLGNELKRILGAKL, from the coding sequence ATGAAGAAGCGATTGACCGACGTATTCCTCAAGACCGTTAAGACTCCTGCTGGTGCTCAGCGCACCGAATATCACGATTCTGAAGTTCCTGGCCTGATCCTCCGCGTCACGGATAAGGGAGGCAAGACCTTCTCCTTCCACTACAAGATCGTCGGAACCAAAAAGAACGTCCGGGTGACGATCGGACCCTATCCCGAGGTGTCCCTTGAGGACGCCCGTGAGCGCGCTCGCGAGTATCGCACTTCACGTCGGAATGGTGAAGATCCCCGGGTCGAGAAGAAAGCCAAGATCACCATCACGCAGCAGGTCGCAAACCTGACCTTCGACACTGTGTGCGACGAATACATTGAGAAGTACTCGAAGCCAAATATCAGCTCCTGGAAAAATGACGTGCAGCTGCTGCGCCGGCCGCGGGCAGAGTTCGGCCGCCGGCCGATCGAGGCCCTGACCGATGACGACTTCGCCAACTTCCTGGAAGAGATGGCCGAGGACACCCCCGTCCAGGCAAACCGGACCCAATCCAAGCTGTACCAGCTCTTCAAGTGGGCGAAAAAGCCGGGCCGCAAGTACGTCAAGGTCAACCCGCTGGAAGACCTGGATCATTTCGGCAAGGAGGAAGCTCGGGAGCGCGTCCTCGAAGACGACGAGATAGTTACGCTCTGGCATGGACTGTACGATCCCGATCTTCCAGCGGAGGAGCCGGTGCGGGAAGCGCTGCGGCTTATCCTTTGCACCATGGTGCGACCGGGACAAGCCGCGGGAGCGCTGCGGACCGAGCTGAAGAATTTCGGAAAAGATGACCCGCAGTGGCACATCCCGAAGATCAGGGTGAAGAAACGGCGCGACATCATCGTGCCTCTCAACGATGTGGCGGTCGGCATCATCAAGCGATCCCTCAAGGACGAGGGGCAGATCCCTGTTTTTCCGTCGCCCTATGGTGGGTTTAAGGAAATCGAAAAGCGTGTCGAACGACAAGAAGAGCCGGCTCCGATCTTGCGCAACTCCCTGTCGCAGGCGCTCACCGGACGCCCCGAGCATCGCATGGGCATCCGTGAGTTCCTGAAGCTGGAACATTTCACTCCGCACGATCTGCGGCGAACGGCTGCCACACTGGCGCGGCGGGCGGGTGCGCCGCGTGATCACGTCAAGGCCACGCTCGACCACGTCGAAGACGACGTCACCGACATCTACGACAAATACAACATGCTTCCTGAGAAGACCGCCGTCGAAAACGTTCTCGGCAATGAGCTGAAGCGGATTCTCGGCGCCAAACTGTAA
- a CDS encoding HK97 family phage prohead protease — translation MTERLEIKSTLSVTEEGEVTGNAWPFGSADSVGDVITKGAFNVVGSDLPLLFQHDPSDLVGSWSEIKQTDEGLVVKGRLHTDRPRARSVLAMVKSGLVSGLSIGFKAKSWTGEQGRNRIISALDLFEVSIVRNPSHPKARILSAKEINSAAAIAEAIHRATAQLRKGS, via the coding sequence ATGACCGAACGTCTCGAAATCAAATCAACGCTCTCAGTTACAGAGGAGGGTGAAGTCACGGGCAACGCCTGGCCGTTCGGTTCGGCGGATAGCGTCGGCGACGTAATCACAAAGGGCGCGTTCAATGTAGTCGGATCAGACTTGCCCCTGCTGTTCCAGCACGATCCTTCCGATCTTGTCGGGTCGTGGTCCGAAATAAAGCAGACCGACGAGGGCCTGGTCGTCAAGGGCAGGCTTCACACGGATCGCCCACGCGCGCGCTCGGTGCTCGCCATGGTCAAGAGCGGCTTGGTGTCCGGCCTCAGCATTGGCTTCAAGGCGAAGTCTTGGACCGGCGAGCAAGGCCGCAACCGCATCATCTCTGCGCTCGACCTGTTCGAAGTCTCCATCGTTCGTAATCCGTCACACCCCAAGGCGCGCATTTTGAGCGCCAAGGAAATCAATTCGGCAGCGGCAATTGCCGAAGCCATTCACCGCGCTACGGCGCAACTACGCAAAGGAAGCTAA
- a CDS encoding DUF6884 domain-containing protein, translating to MKADVAFVSCVKTKSTTAELAEHLYISPWFRMAKEYVRQNADRWFILSAEYGLLRPGQMIDPYEATLNNLGIKLRQHWAKRVMHQMAELDLWGSRAIVLAGKNYREFLMDPLMLRFKSVEVPMDGLMMGQQLSWLSKRVN from the coding sequence ATGAAAGCTGACGTCGCATTCGTCTCCTGCGTCAAGACCAAGTCCACAACTGCGGAGCTGGCGGAGCATCTCTACATCTCCCCTTGGTTCCGCATGGCGAAGGAGTATGTGCGCCAGAACGCGGACCGTTGGTTCATCCTATCGGCCGAGTATGGTCTTCTCAGGCCCGGTCAGATGATCGATCCCTACGAAGCCACGCTGAACAATCTCGGCATCAAGCTTCGTCAACACTGGGCGAAGCGCGTGATGCACCAGATGGCGGAGCTGGATCTGTGGGGCAGTCGGGCCATCGTGCTCGCCGGCAAGAACTATCGCGAGTTCCTGATGGACCCGCTGATGCTCCGCTTCAAGAGCGTGGAAGTTCCGATGGATGGATTGATGATGGGGCAACAGCTGAGCTGGCTGTCGAAGAGGGTGAACTGA
- a CDS encoding phage portal protein yields MSLVSKFKSLVGIETKSGIASPDAWLSDLFGATPSAAGISVTPRSAMTCPPVRAAVAAISEPIGTLPFHVYRRTGEGKERAPDHPVHKLLHDQVNDWTSASDFRETVTRDALLHPAGGLAYIARNAEHKPISLFRLNPETVEVSVDPFEGPAYKITEGGKSRAIPAADILHIPSPAMTGRGLVAEARDAIGLTMLLERHASKLFANNARPSGVLSIKGAASADALAKVKAAWVAAHGGDKSGGTAVIPSDAEWRALTMTSVDAQFLELRAFQINEIARVFRVPPHMLFEMGRATWGNSESMRQDFLDFSLMRWITAWENEVALKLLTADERKTYFAEFLVDGFVRSDLVKRTQAFTAAVGGPWLLANEARAAENRAPVAGGDKLLPPPNATGVSAA; encoded by the coding sequence TTGTCGCTCGTTTCAAAATTCAAATCCCTAGTCGGTATCGAGACCAAGTCAGGCATCGCATCGCCCGACGCTTGGCTGTCCGACCTATTCGGCGCGACCCCGTCCGCTGCCGGCATTTCGGTGACCCCTCGCAGCGCCATGACGTGCCCGCCGGTCCGCGCCGCCGTCGCCGCAATCTCCGAACCAATCGGCACGCTGCCCTTTCATGTCTACCGCCGCACCGGGGAGGGCAAAGAGCGCGCTCCTGATCACCCCGTTCACAAACTGCTTCACGACCAGGTAAACGACTGGACCAGCGCCAGCGACTTCCGGGAGACGGTCACTCGCGATGCACTGCTCCATCCGGCAGGCGGCCTGGCCTACATCGCGCGGAACGCTGAGCATAAACCGATCTCCCTATTCCGGCTGAATCCCGAGACCGTTGAAGTCAGCGTCGATCCGTTCGAGGGGCCTGCCTACAAGATCACCGAGGGCGGCAAGAGCCGCGCTATCCCTGCCGCCGACATCCTGCACATTCCGTCCCCAGCGATGACTGGTCGCGGTCTGGTCGCTGAGGCCCGTGACGCCATCGGCTTGACGATGTTGCTTGAGCGCCACGCCAGCAAACTTTTCGCCAACAACGCGCGCCCTTCCGGCGTGCTGTCAATCAAAGGCGCGGCCAGTGCGGACGCGCTCGCCAAGGTCAAGGCAGCCTGGGTTGCTGCCCATGGCGGCGACAAGAGCGGCGGGACCGCGGTCATTCCAAGTGACGCCGAATGGCGCGCGCTCACCATGACCAGCGTTGACGCACAATTCCTCGAGCTTAGAGCCTTCCAAATCAACGAAATCGCCCGCGTGTTCCGCGTGCCGCCCCACATGCTGTTCGAGATGGGCCGCGCGACCTGGGGCAACTCGGAGAGCATGCGCCAGGACTTTCTCGACTTCTCCCTGATGCGCTGGATCACGGCGTGGGAAAACGAGGTCGCGCTGAAATTGCTGACGGCAGACGAGCGCAAAACCTACTTCGCCGAGTTCCTGGTCGACGGCTTTGTCCGCAGCGACCTGGTGAAGCGCACCCAGGCATTCACCGCCGCAGTAGGCGGGCCATGGTTGCTGGCGAACGAAGCGCGCGCCGCTGAGAACCGCGCACCTGTTGCCGGCGGCGACAAGCTGCTGCCCCCGCCCAACGCTACCGGCGTGAGTGCAGCGTAA
- a CDS encoding phage major capsid protein, translating to MRSNLKIELKEGNDADPAALVTKALGDFQLAFDARLKDVETKTASNDNSKLADRLDKLEAKAGRPSLTADNDNTDTKLETKAFADYLRNPNSVLETKTLRVSSDAQGGYLAPVEFTQEFIRDLVLFSPIRSIATVKPTSFASVSLLKRTAITNSKWKGELADSEESEPAFGGLEIPTREINTFVDVSNQLLQDSAADVNAEVRLALAEDFGQKEGVSFVSGSGPLQPRGLLTHPDVETWLSGNATSVTVSGLTEFIYRLPAFYRNRGTWLMNGLTLASLRMLANTFGQPFWQPSLALGQPETLLGYPVLEIPDMPGIAANATPILFGDFKTAYRIVDRVELSTLVNPYSLATKGATRIHATRRVGADVVQPKAIVKLKIATA from the coding sequence ATGAGGTCCAATCTCAAAATCGAATTGAAGGAAGGCAATGACGCCGACCCGGCGGCGCTTGTCACGAAGGCGCTCGGCGATTTCCAGCTGGCCTTCGATGCTCGCTTGAAGGACGTCGAAACCAAGACGGCGTCAAACGACAACAGCAAGCTTGCTGATCGTCTGGACAAACTGGAGGCCAAAGCCGGCCGCCCCAGCCTGACGGCTGATAACGACAATACGGACACAAAGCTCGAGACCAAGGCTTTCGCGGACTACCTGCGCAACCCGAACTCGGTTCTAGAGACCAAGACGCTGCGCGTCAGTAGCGACGCCCAGGGCGGCTACCTCGCGCCAGTCGAATTCACCCAGGAATTCATCCGCGATCTCGTTCTGTTTTCGCCGATCCGTTCGATCGCGACGGTGAAGCCTACCAGCTTCGCCTCGGTGAGCCTGCTCAAGCGCACCGCGATCACCAATTCCAAGTGGAAGGGCGAGCTTGCCGATTCGGAAGAGTCAGAGCCGGCTTTCGGCGGACTGGAAATCCCGACGCGCGAGATAAACACCTTCGTGGACGTTTCCAACCAGCTCTTGCAGGATTCTGCCGCGGACGTGAACGCTGAAGTTCGCTTGGCGCTAGCCGAAGACTTTGGTCAGAAGGAAGGCGTTTCTTTCGTGTCCGGTTCGGGACCGTTGCAGCCGCGCGGGTTGCTGACGCATCCGGACGTCGAGACCTGGCTGAGCGGGAACGCAACCAGTGTGACGGTCTCGGGCTTGACCGAGTTCATTTACAGGCTCCCGGCGTTCTATCGCAATCGCGGAACTTGGCTGATGAATGGCTTGACGCTGGCATCGCTTCGTATGCTCGCAAACACGTTCGGGCAGCCGTTCTGGCAGCCATCGCTTGCACTCGGCCAGCCCGAAACGCTTCTCGGCTACCCCGTGCTGGAAATTCCGGACATGCCCGGCATTGCCGCAAACGCCACGCCGATTTTGTTCGGCGACTTCAAAACCGCGTATCGGATCGTTGATCGCGTCGAGCTTTCGACGCTGGTCAATCCCTACTCGCTCGCAACGAAGGGCGCGACACGCATTCACGCAACCCGCCGCGTCGGCGCCGATGTGGTTCAGCCGAAAGCCATCGTCAAGCTCAAGATCGCCACGGCCTAA